In Primulina huaijiensis isolate GDHJ02 chromosome 6, ASM1229523v2, whole genome shotgun sequence, a single window of DNA contains:
- the LOC140979687 gene encoding uncharacterized protein, whose translation MPTDNVDSVVTLDQVPRWSDSEYRYSYENEDPAFSNSCFADPLTSATEGENGGNGMVSRFPVDQEINSKIYLWRGNPWNLDVEAVINSSNENLDEAHSSPGLHDAAGPGLAEECASLGGCRTGMAKVTNAYDLPARRVIHTVGPKYAVKYHTAAENALSHCYRSCLELLIENGLQSIAMGCIYTETKSYPREPAAHVAIRTVRRFIEKQKDKIHAVVFCTTTASDTEIYKRLLPLYFPRDKHEAEIAISKLPADVGDENGETVIDERKIRIKPLPNLRKSGPTSTQILTDLPVSGIGMARQDSSYLDSYLDPAFMSLIKDPDQRRREQWQKAAQAQSGWNFAKMLGYGDLGGHPLSAAEEYSLHSRYLSKANSLNLSEIAEMKIVYRGGVDSEGRPVMVVVGAHFLLRCLDLERFVLYVVKELEPLIQKPYTIVYFHSAASLQTQPDLGWMKRLEQILGRKHQHNLHAIYVLHPTFGLKAAIFGLELMVDNVVWKKVVYVDRLLQLFRYVPREQLTIPDFVFQHDLEVNGGKGVIVDPRTKYVYQRP comes from the exons ATGCCAACGGATAATGTGGATTCTGTGGTGACACTAGATCAAGTTCCACGCTGGAGTGATTCTGAATATCGATACTCATATGAGAACGAAGATCCTGCCTTTTCTAATTCATGTTTTGCGGACCCTTTGACATCTGCCACTGAGGGAGAGAATGGTGGAAATGGGATGGTATCTAGATTTCCCGTGGATCAGGAAATcaactcaaagatatatctcTGGAGGGGAAACCCCTGGAATCTCGATGTGGAAGCTGTAATTAATTCATCCAACGAG AACCTAGATGAAGCACACAGCAGCCCTGGTTTGCATGACGCAGCTGGACCTGGTCTCGCAGAAGAATGTGCTTCATTG GGTGGCTGCCGAACAGGGATGGCAAAAGTTACTAATGCGTATGACCTTCCAGCAAG GAGGGTGATACATACCGTTGGTCCCAAGTATGCTGTAAAATATCATACAGCTGCAGAAAATGCTTTGAGTCATTGCTACCGCTCGTGTCTTGAACTTCTCATTGAAAATGGACTTCAGAG CATTGCTATGGGATGTATTTATACGGAAACCAAAAGTTATCCTCGAGAACCGGCAGCTCATGTGGCAATAC GAACTGTGAGACGATTTATTGAGAAACAGAAGGATAAAATCCATGCAGTTGTATTTTGTACTACAACAGCGTCCGATACAGAGATATATAAGAG ATTGCTTCCACTATACTTTCCACGAGATAAACACGAGGCGGAAATAGCTATTTCAAAGCTTCCGGCCGATGTTGGAGATGAAAATGGTGAAACAGTCATCGATGAACGCAAAATCAGAATCAAACCTTTACCCAATTTGAGGAAGAGTGGTCCAACTTCTACGCAAATATTAACTGATCTTCCAGTCAGTGGTATTGGAATGGCTAGACA GGACTCGTCGTACTTGGATTCTTATTTAGACCCTGCCTTTATGTCCTTGATAAAAGATCCAGATCAGAGACGCAGAGAACAGTGGCAAAAGGCAGCACAGGCACAAAGTGGTTGGAATTTTGCCAAAATGCTTGGATATGGTGATCTTGGGGGTCATCCCTTGTCTGCTGCTGAAGAATATTCTCTTCATTCTAGATATCTATCAAAAGCCAATTCACTCAATCTTTCTGAAATTGCCGAAATGAAAATTGT TTACCGAGGTGGCGTTGATAGCGAAGGCCGTCCAGTGATGGTGGTTGTTGGAGCACATTTTCTACTTAGATGTCTTGATCTAGAGCGGTTCGTGCTATATGTCGTAAAG GAGTTAGAGCCCTTAATACAGAAGCCTTACACCATAGTTTATTTCCACTCTGCGGCATCTTTGCAGAC GCAACCAGATTTGGGATGGATGAAGAGATTAGAGCAAATACTTGGTCGGAAACACCAGCATAATCTTCAT GCAATATATGTCCTTCATCCAACCTTTGGGTTGAAAGCTGCTATATTTGGTTTGGAGTTGATGGTAGATAACGTG GTGTGGAAGAAGGTAGTCTATGTTGATCGTCTTCTGCAGCTATTCAGATACGTTCCACGTGAACAATTGACCATTCCAGATTTTGTGTTTCA GCATGATTTAGAAGTGAATGGAGGAAAGGGTGTCATtgtggatccaagaacaaaatatGTTTATCAACGGCCATAA
- the LOC140979022 gene encoding uncharacterized protein yields the protein MASSLLASSYLKPSPPNIVTTTKSTVPFKPYQEKFLPFVYCRIKLEQLPISMVNAQELVHSTSLVQIMVQKSAITVAASLAVVFCSGTAHAGIFSGFSGIESVPGPQLPSIDFLTRYNEENQKKYAENDARFKESPILKKLLEQTKLNKEKNRQQILDKYCVRGAEWGVGDCSAEAMSPEERDRFISMLKQKAGME from the exons ATGGCTTCCTCTCTGCTCGCGTCTTCTTATCTGAAGCCATCGCCTCCGAACATCGTTACTACGACCAAATCTACGGTCCCTTTTAAGCCTTATCAAGAAAAGTTCTTGCCATTCGTTTATTGCAGGATAAAACTTGAGCAGCTGCCAATTTCCATGGTAAATGCCCAAGAGTTAGTACACTCTACATCCCTCGTTCAAATCATGGTTCAGAAGTCTGCGATTACTGTTGCAGCATCTCTTGCTGTCGTTTTCTGCTCCGGAACAG CTCATGCTGGAATATTTTCGGGTTTCTCTGGGATTGAATCAGTTCCTGGTCCTCAGTTGCCTTCCATTGATTTTTTAACCCGCTATAACG AGGAAAATCAGAAAAAGTATGCTGAAAACGACGCAAGATTCAAAGAATCTCCCATCCTCAAAAAATTGCTGGAACAGACCAAATTAAACAAAGAAAA AAACCGGCAACAAATTCTTGATAAGTATTGTGTTCGAGGAGCTGAATGGGGAGTCGGAGATTGCTCTGCGGAGGCTATGTCCCCGGAAGAAAGAGACAGGTTTATTTCCATGCTGAAGCAAAAGGCTGGAATGGAATAA
- the LOC140979125 gene encoding L10-interacting MYB domain-containing protein-like: MYSKLAPKRGLSNPSQLPRYMIETVEPGFVADGNNKADWTDQNTEIFLKICEEEIESGNKLTKHLNKTGYTNLVSKFHERTGLSLNKKQFKNKWDSMRKYFALWAQLIGNNETGLGWDHNKMTVQADNSWWEDKIKKNPEYANFRLRGPKNLDLLEKIFKGSIATGYAAIAPSEDQPIHNNFNDDTNDWDVQLDGEFQSDVYINVESQELMENSTMGADSSMQQRKRKRRESGEKRGPIATRLADQLDRVLQEFEIQKSIHETPKDDPCSIANCLEVLRSLPGMVVSSEQFFIVTRVLGKKHNRQTFIGLKDSELQLGWAKTFTKDDLKRC, encoded by the exons ATGTATTCGAAGTTAGCTCCTAAACGAGGATTATCAAATCCAAGTCAATTACCTAGATATATGATTGAGACTGTTGAACCTGGATTTGTTGCTGATGGGAATAATAAGGCGGATTGGACTGATCAGAATaccgaaatatttttaaaaatttgtgaggaagaaattGAATCCGGCAATAAGCTTACCAAACATTTAAACAAAACGGGGTACACAAATTTAGTTTCAAAATTTCATGAGAGAACGGGACTTTCTTTGAAtaaaaaacaattcaaaaataaatgggattctatgagaaaatattttgcacTGTGGGCACAACTTATTGGAAATAATGAGACTGGCCTTGGTTGGGATCATAACAAGATGACCGTGCAAGCTGATAATAGTTGGTGGGAGGATAAGATTAAG AAAAATCCCGAGTATGCAAATTTTAGATTGAGGGGACCCAAGAATTTAGATTTATTGGAAAAGATATTTAAAGGTTCCATAGCAACTGGCTATGCTGCAATAGCACCATCAGAGGATCAACCAATTCATAATAATTTCAACGATGATACAAATGATTGGGATGTTCAGTTAGACGGAGAGTTTCAAAGTGATGTTTATATTAATGTTGAAAGCCAAGAATTGATGGAAAACTCAACAATGGGAGCTGACAGCTCTATGCAGCAAAGGAAGAGAAAAAGAAGGGAGAGTGGAGAAAAAAGAGGACCCATTGCCACTAGGTTAGCCGATCAACTTGATCGTGTCCTTCAAGAATTTGAGATTCAAAAGTCTATACACGAAACACCAAAAGATGATCCATGTAGCATTGCAAATTGTCTGGAGGTTCTTCGTAGTTTGCCTGGTATGGTGGTTAGCAGTGAGCAATTCTTCATAGTTACTAGAGTTTTGGGTAAAAAGCATAATAGGCAAACATTTATCGGATTGAAGGACTCGGAACTGCAGCTTGGTTGGGCAAAGACATTCACTAAAGATGATTTGAAGCGTTGTTAA
- the LOC140979691 gene encoding uncharacterized protein, whose translation MWRSLSHSIAGFGPKKNSAELVRACHDFSDDETASTVSTDEGLECPICWESFNIVENVPYVLWCGHTICKNCVLGLRWAALKFSTQQIQIPLFISCPWCNLLTFRLVYKGNLKFPSKNFFLLWMVESRNGDRVKSPSSICRDRQQVWSPRCTSIIGNYSSSFAHRRMRRLGRSSSSSNSNRNFNSNSDSLLPVRPQISFPKSLDFFIHMTTKLPLVILLVIILFALPTSATILMLYLVITILFALPAFLVLYFAYPALDWLGREIRS comes from the coding sequence ATGTGGAGATCTTTATCACATTCCATCGCAGGATTTGGACCAAAGAAAAACAGCGCTGAGTTAGTTAGAGCTTGTCATGATTTTTCTGATGATGAGACGGCTTCGACtgtgagcaccgatgaaggATTGGAATGCCCCATATGCTGGGAATCTTTCAACATTGTCGAGAATGTACCCTATGTTTTGTGGTGTGGCCACACGATATGCAAGAATTGTGTCCTCGGTCTTCGATGGGCTGCTCTGAAATTTTCCACTCAACAGATCCAGATTCCACTTTTCATTTCTTGTCCTTGGTGCAATTTGTTGACATTTCGATTGGTTTACAAGGGTAATCTAAAATTTCCTAGCAAAAACTTCTTCCTTCTCTGGATGGTTGAGAGCAGAAATGGCGACAGGGTAAAATCTCCTTCCTCTATCTGCAGAGACCGTCAACAAGTTTGGTCTCCAAGGTGCACATCAATAATTGGAAACTACTCTTCTAGCTTTGCCCACAGGAGGATGCGTCGACTTGGTCGTTCAAGTTCTAGCAGTAACAGCAACCGCAACTTCAACAGCAACAGTGATAGCCTACTACCCGTTAGGCCCCAGATATCCTTTCCCAAATCCCTGGACTTTTTCATCCACATGACAACTAAGCTTCCATTGGTTATCTTACTTGTTATCATTCTTTTCGCACTACCTACTAGTGCCACCATCCTAATGCTATACCTGGTGATCACGATTCTCTTTGCGCTCCCAGCATTCTTGGTGCTGTATTTTGCATATCCTGCTTTGGATTGGCTCGGACGAGAAATTAGATCTTGA
- the LOC140979692 gene encoding probable inactive purple acid phosphatase 2, with amino-acid sequence MIRWKLMLVLPVLYLVPPFSSSSTLPSISITPKVIPKSGDPITITWSGIDSPVQLDWVGIYSPANSSNDNFIGYVFLSSSSEWESGSGSITIPLVNLRSDYQFRIFHWDTSEINPKKHDHDHNPIPGTRHLLAQSELVSFEHGRGPEQVHLALTGRVGEMRVLFVTHDGKESFVKYGLTRNKLLKVAATQVSRYERQDMCDAPANESIGWRDPGFIHDGVMIGLDEGKRYYYQVGSDSGGWSTTYSFVSQTGDSSQTIAFLFGDMGTATPYSTFVRIQEESVATINWISRDIEAIGDKPALISHIGDISYARGYSWLWDNFFNQIEPVASKVPYHVCIGNHEYDWPSQPWKPDWSYAVYGTDGGGECGVPYSLRFHMPGNSSEPTGTRAPATRNLYYSFDMGVVHFVYFSTETDFLPGSKQYDFLKNDLELVDRKKTPFVVVQGHRPMYTTSYESRDTPLRERLLEHLEPLLVKNKVTLALWGHVHRYERFCPLNNFTCGSLGKNGEEWKAFPVHLVIGMAGQDWQPIWQPRPTHPTDPIFPQPVRSLYRGGEFGYIRLVANMKKLTLSYVGNHDGEVHDTVEIMASGQVFNGFVNADAVASRGGLQSTFSLYVKIGSLLVLGAFIGYVLGFVSRFRKNDTWTPVKNEEM; translated from the exons ATGATCCGATGGAAGTTGATGTTAGTTCTGCCCGTTCTCTATCTTGTTCCACCTTTCTCTTCTTCATCAACCCTGCCGTCGATTTCGATCACTCCGAAAGTCATCCCCAAATCAGGCGACCCGATCACGATTACATGGTCAGGAATTGATTCACCGGTGCAGCTCGACTGGGTCGGCATTTATTCGCCGGCGAATTCTTCCAACGATAATTTCATCGGCTATGTTTTCCTTTCCTCTTCGTCCGAATGGGAATCGGGGTCGGGTTCCATCACGATCCCTCTGGTCAACTTGCGATCCGATTACCAGTTTCGGATCTTCCACTGGGACACGTCCGAAATCAACCCGAAAAAGCACGACCACGACCACAATCCCATACCCGGTACCCGCCACTTGTTGGCCCAGTCGGAGCTGGTTAGTTTTGAACATGGCCGGGGACCGGAGCAAGTGCATCTGGCGTTGACCGGTCGGGTTGGGGAGATGCGTGTACTCTTCGTGACACATGATGGGAAAGAAAGTTTCGTGAAATACGGGTTGACCCGGAACAAATTGCTTAAGGTTGCAGCCACCCAGGTATCAAGATATGAGAGGCAGGACATGTGTGATGCTCCAGCGAATGAGAGCATTGGGTGGAGAGATCCTGGGTTTATACACGATGGAGTGATGATTGGCTTGGATGAAGGGAAGAGATATTATTATCag GTTGGTAGTGATTCTGGGGGTTGGAGCACAACTTACAGCTTCGTGTCACAAACTGGGGACTCGAGTCAAACGATAGCTTTCTTATTTGGAGACATGGGGACTGCAACACCGTACTCAACTTTTGTGCGTATCCAAGAAGAAAGCGTGGCCACTATTAATTGGATAAGCCGTGATATCGAAGCTATTGGTGACAAACCAGCCTTGATCTCACATATTGGAGATATCAGCTATGCCAGAGGCTATTCTTGGTTGTGGGACAACTTTTTTAACCAGATAGAACCGGTTGCATCCAAGGTTCCTTACCATGTTTGCATCGGCAATCACGAATACGATTGGCCTTCACAGCCTTGGAAACCTGACTGGTCTTATGCAGTTTATGGGACGGATGGGGGTGGAGAGTGTGGGGTGCCATATAGTCTTAGATTCCACATGCCTGGGAATTCCTCCGAGCCTACGGGAACTAGAGCCCCTGCTACAAGAAATCTTTACTACTCTTTCGATATGGGAGTCGTCCATTTTGTTTACTTTTCTACAGAGACTGATTTCCTTCCTGGTAGCAAGCAATATGATTTTCTGAAAAACGACTTGGAGTTGGTAGATAGAAAAAAGACCCCTTTTGTTGTCGTTCAAGGACACCGGCCAATGTACACAACAAGCTACGAATCAAGAGATACCCCTTTGAGGGAGCGATTGCTTGAGCACCTAGAACCACTTCTTGTCAAGAACAAGGTGACACTTGCATTATGGGGACATGTACATAGATATGAACGTTTTTGTCCTCTGAATAACTTCACTTGCGGAAGTTTGGGCAAGAACGGGGAAGAGTGGAAGGCTTTCCCTGTGCATTTGGTGATCGGGATGGCTGGACAGGATTGGCAACCAATCTGGCAACCAAGGCCAACCCACCCCACTGATCCCATCTTCCCACAACCCGTGCGGTCCTTGTATCGTGGAGGTGAATTTGGGTACATCAGACTTGTTGCCAATATGAAGAAACTCACGCTATCTTACGTGGGAAACCATGATGGGGAAGTGCATGACACAGTCGAGATTATGGCCTCTGGCCAAGTCTTTAATGGTTTTGTGAATGCTGATGCTGTTGCATCGAGGGGCGGGTTGCAATCAACATTTTCACTGTATGTTAAAATTGGCAGTCTACTTGTTCTTGGAGCTTTCATTGGGTATGTCTTAGGATTCGTGTCACGCTTCAGAAAGAATGATACATGGACTCCAGTAAAGAACGAAGAGATGTAA
- the LOC140979693 gene encoding NAC transcription factor 32-like — translation MGETQELDLPLGFRFHPTEFELYDYYLIPKFKGEPLDTNLIMSLDVYRYDPWQLPLDQLKYARENEGHFFTQSIEQGTSARATPSGNWIISKENIPICRENEVIGFKNKFLFSNGNEYPIDGDQIAYWKMVEYRCNPAVIITSNKEMENLVICKVRHKTRVEEDPEEEDDEFEY, via the exons ATGGGGGAGACTCAAGAGCTGGATTTGCCTTTGGGGTTTCGATTTCATCCGACGGAATTTGAGTTATACGATTACTATTTGATTCCCAAGTTTAAGGGTGAACCTTTGGATACCAATCTGATTATGAGTCTTGATGTCTACAGATATGATCCATGGCAACTTCCATTGG ATCAACTGAAGTATGCAAGAGAGAACGAAGGGCACTTTTTCACACAAAGCATAGAGCAAGGTACTTCGGCAAGAGCAACACCAAGTGGGAATTGGATAATTTCTAAAGAGAACATCCCCATTTGTAGAGAGAATGAAGTCATTGGATTCAAGAACAAGTTCTTGTTCTCCAATGGAAATGAATATCCCattgatggagatcaaatagCCTACTGGAAGATGGTTGAGTATCGATGCAACCCTGCTGTGATTATAACTTCCAACAAAGAA aTGGAAAATTTGGTAATTTGCAAAGTTCGTCACAAGACAAGGGTTGAGGAAGATCCAGAGGAGGAGGATGATGAATTTGAATATTAG
- the LOC140978778 gene encoding uncharacterized protein isoform X1, whose translation MGQIANGKSKKEVKKEEEEEEGEEDEEQEQEPEEQEGLSVHSPCKISSSALRKENTEVELELRLLEALEIYPPAKLRGVHRHFVLYGLTEYMRRSFSRPFTAEDVLKLLDRFYNLEMVKLDDEDTEFLTQEEDFRLPQSYFAKEES comes from the exons ATGGGGCAAATCGCTAATGGTAAATCTAAGAAGGAAGTAAAGaaagaggaagaggaagaggaagGGGAAGAGGACGAAGAACAGGAACAGGAACCGGAAGAGCAAGAAGGGCTCTCCGTGCACTCTCCTTGCAAAATTTCTAGCTCCGCACTCCGCAAG GAGAATACAGAGGTGGAATTGGAGCTGAGATTGTTGGAAGCTCTGGAAATATATCCTCCCGCCAAACTACGAG GTGTGCATAGGCACTTCGTACTATATGGTCTAACAGAATATATGCGCAGAAG TTTCAGTAGACCCTTTACTGCAGAAGATGTACTTAAGTTGCTTGACCGCTTTTACAACTTGGAAATGGTG AAATTAGATGATGAAGATACCGAGTTTCTGACTCAGGAGGAAGACTTCCGCTTACCGCAAAGTTATTTTGCCAAAGAAGAatcctga
- the LOC140978778 gene encoding uncharacterized protein isoform X3 → MGQIANGKSKKEVKKEEEEEEGEEDEEQEQEPEEQEGLSVHSPCKISSSALRKENTEVELELRLLEALEIYPPAKLRGVHRHFVLYGLTEYMRRSFSRPFTAEDVLKLLDRFYNLEMVRW, encoded by the exons ATGGGGCAAATCGCTAATGGTAAATCTAAGAAGGAAGTAAAGaaagaggaagaggaagaggaagGGGAAGAGGACGAAGAACAGGAACAGGAACCGGAAGAGCAAGAAGGGCTCTCCGTGCACTCTCCTTGCAAAATTTCTAGCTCCGCACTCCGCAAG GAGAATACAGAGGTGGAATTGGAGCTGAGATTGTTGGAAGCTCTGGAAATATATCCTCCCGCCAAACTACGAG GTGTGCATAGGCACTTCGTACTATATGGTCTAACAGAATATATGCGCAGAAG TTTCAGTAGACCCTTTACTGCAGAAGATGTACTTAAGTTGCTTGACCGCTTTTACAACTTGGAAATGGTG AGATGGTAA
- the LOC140978778 gene encoding uncharacterized protein isoform X2, with amino-acid sequence MGQIANGKSKKEVKKEEEEEEGEEDEEQEQEPEEQEGLSVHSPCKISSSALRKENTEVELELRLLEALEIYPPAKLRGVHRHFVLYGLTEYMRRSFSRPFTAEDVLKLLDRFYNLEMVSTSKHDKVDVIQECKRVWSPRNRD; translated from the exons ATGGGGCAAATCGCTAATGGTAAATCTAAGAAGGAAGTAAAGaaagaggaagaggaagaggaagGGGAAGAGGACGAAGAACAGGAACAGGAACCGGAAGAGCAAGAAGGGCTCTCCGTGCACTCTCCTTGCAAAATTTCTAGCTCCGCACTCCGCAAG GAGAATACAGAGGTGGAATTGGAGCTGAGATTGTTGGAAGCTCTGGAAATATATCCTCCCGCCAAACTACGAG GTGTGCATAGGCACTTCGTACTATATGGTCTAACAGAATATATGCGCAGAAG TTTCAGTAGACCCTTTACTGCAGAAGATGTACTTAAGTTGCTTGACCGCTTTTACAACTTGGAAATGGTG TCGACATCCAAACATGATAAAGTAGATGTGATACAAGAATGCAAACGAGTATGGAGTCCAAGAAATCGGGATTGA